The following are encoded in a window of Haloarcula halophila genomic DNA:
- the uvrB gene encoding excinuclease ABC subunit UvrB gives MSDAGGPLSRDRPDVDREFRVDAPFDPAGDQPEAIEQLAEGFRQGMDEQTLLGVTGSGKTNTVSWVVEEIQQPTLVIAHNKTLAAQLYEEFRNLFPDNAVEYFVSYYDYYQPEAYVEQTDTFIDKDASINDEIDRLRHSATRSLLTRDDVIVVASVSAIYGLGDPRNYVDMSLSLEVGQGIDRDEVLARLVDLNYERNDVDFTQGTFRVRGDTLEIYPMYGRYAIRVEFWGNEIDRMLKVDPLEGEVKSEEPAALIHPAEHYSIPEKRLERAIEEIEELLEERISYFERQGDHVAAQRIEERTTFDIEMMEETGYCSGIENYSVHLSDRESGEAPYTLLDYFPEEFLTVVDESHQTLPQIRGQFEGDKSRKESLVENGFRLPTAFDNRPLTFEEFEEKTDRTLYVSATPGDYEREHSQQIVEQIVRPTHLVDPSVDISDATGQVEDLMDRIDERVARDERVLVTTLTKRMAEDLTEYLEEAGVDVAYMHDETDTLERHELIRSLRLGEIDVLVGINLLREGLDIPEVSLVAILDADQEGFLRSETTLVQTMGRAARNVNGEVVLYADDTSAAMESAIEETQRRREIQQQYNEDHGFEPTTIEKEIGETNLPGSETDTSDVAGDGPDDADAAARQVDRLEARMEEAANNLEFELAADIRDRIRELREEFDLAGGGEDDGGVPAPGPEF, from the coding sequence ATGAGCGACGCCGGAGGCCCGCTTTCGAGAGACCGGCCGGACGTAGACCGCGAGTTCCGGGTCGACGCCCCCTTCGACCCCGCCGGCGACCAGCCCGAGGCCATCGAGCAACTGGCCGAGGGGTTTCGCCAGGGGATGGACGAACAGACGCTCCTGGGGGTCACTGGGTCGGGCAAGACCAACACCGTCTCCTGGGTCGTCGAGGAGATCCAGCAGCCGACACTGGTCATCGCACACAACAAGACGCTGGCAGCACAGTTGTACGAGGAGTTTCGCAACCTCTTCCCGGACAACGCAGTCGAGTACTTCGTCTCCTACTACGACTACTACCAACCGGAGGCCTACGTCGAACAGACGGACACGTTCATCGACAAGGACGCCTCGATCAACGACGAGATCGACCGCCTGCGCCACTCCGCGACGCGATCGTTGCTGACCAGGGACGACGTGATCGTCGTCGCCTCGGTCTCGGCGATCTACGGGCTGGGTGATCCGCGCAACTACGTCGACATGTCCCTCTCGCTGGAGGTCGGTCAGGGGATCGACCGCGACGAGGTGTTGGCGCGGCTGGTGGATCTGAACTACGAGCGCAACGACGTCGACTTCACGCAAGGGACCTTCCGCGTTCGGGGAGACACCCTCGAAATCTATCCGATGTACGGCCGCTACGCCATCCGCGTGGAGTTCTGGGGTAACGAGATCGACCGGATGCTGAAAGTCGATCCCCTGGAGGGCGAGGTCAAAAGCGAGGAACCCGCGGCCCTGATCCACCCGGCCGAACACTACTCGATCCCCGAGAAACGGCTCGAACGGGCCATCGAGGAGATCGAGGAGCTGCTGGAGGAACGCATCAGCTACTTCGAGCGCCAGGGCGACCACGTCGCCGCACAGCGCATCGAGGAGCGGACCACCTTCGACATCGAGATGATGGAGGAGACGGGCTACTGTTCGGGCATCGAGAACTACTCGGTCCACCTCTCGGACCGCGAGAGCGGGGAAGCGCCCTACACGCTGCTGGATTACTTCCCCGAGGAGTTCCTGACGGTCGTCGACGAATCCCACCAGACGTTGCCACAGATCCGCGGCCAGTTCGAGGGCGACAAGAGCCGCAAGGAGAGCCTCGTCGAGAACGGCTTCCGGCTCCCGACCGCCTTCGACAACCGACCGCTGACCTTCGAGGAGTTCGAAGAGAAGACCGACCGGACGCTGTACGTCTCCGCGACGCCGGGCGACTACGAGCGCGAGCACAGCCAGCAGATCGTCGAGCAGATCGTCCGGCCGACCCATCTCGTCGATCCTTCGGTCGATATCTCCGACGCCACTGGACAGGTCGAGGACCTCATGGATCGCATCGACGAACGGGTCGCCCGTGACGAGCGGGTGCTGGTGACGACGCTGACGAAGCGAATGGCCGAGGACCTCACCGAGTATCTGGAGGAAGCGGGTGTCGACGTGGCCTACATGCACGACGAGACGGACACGCTCGAACGCCACGAACTCATCCGCTCGCTGCGACTCGGCGAGATCGACGTGCTCGTGGGTATCAACCTCCTCCGGGAGGGACTGGACATCCCCGAAGTGAGTCTCGTCGCGATCCTCGACGCCGACCAGGAGGGCTTCTTGCGTTCGGAGACGACGCTGGTCCAGACGATGGGGCGGGCCGCCCGCAACGTCAACGGCGAGGTGGTGTTGTACGCCGACGACACTAGCGCGGCGATGGAATCGGCCATCGAGGAGACCCAGCGCCGTCGCGAGATCCAACAGCAGTACAACGAGGACCACGGCTTCGAACCGACGACCATCGAGAAGGAGATCGGCGAGACGAACCTTCCGGGCAGCGAGACCGACACCAGCGACGTTGCGGGGGACGGCCCCGACGACGCCGACGCGGCCGCCCGGCAGGTCGACCGCCTCGAGGCGCGCATGGAGGAAGCCGCCAACAACCTGGAGTTCGAACTGGCCGCCGACATCCGGGACCGGATTCGCGAACTCCGCGAGGAGTTCGACCTGGCGGGTGGTGGAGAAGACGACGGCGGCGTCCCGGCACCCGGACCCGAGTTCTGA
- a CDS encoding ATP-binding protein, translating to MYPDVTRRLSPTGLVVAVLGFLLTRFTVTLAAADAPMQFVLAGIAPLLLGLGLSAFGIALTVGEFEPRFVRTVTLWCLAGTASMFVLVALTLVGNDGMAEMASVQSRTYLSNFLIGGGVGGALTGVYAGRANRQQRDLQQQAARLDMVNRILRDRVLNALTVIRGRSEVAKNREDVPPEQTFGVISERSDAVRTTVENVKHITWHGRAESPLEPVAVAPAVERALERVRSDYPDAAYDRSLDVASDVTVAANTLLTDLVAHLIENGVVYSDAATPRVSVSLSATAETVTLTVADNGPGLPERQRDLLDRGVIGQYDDRSTGFGLDLVRLLADSYGGTTDATVSEDETTIELRLPRVSEADDHPDLVEETVYGIPPRRLAIAVGASLLAGVVMGVPLQLLAGSVPVIGALYGVTDIWVGWITHEFHSIVFGLVYGALVTALPVEDDPLRYVGVAVAWALVLWLFAAGLVMPLWLGLLGFTASLPSLSMMSLFGHLVWGVSLGGAYWLGTR from the coding sequence ATGTATCCAGACGTGACACGCCGACTCTCGCCGACCGGGCTCGTCGTCGCAGTGCTCGGATTCTTGCTGACCAGGTTCACCGTCACGTTAGCCGCCGCGGACGCCCCGATGCAGTTCGTGCTGGCCGGTATCGCACCGCTGCTCCTGGGACTCGGGCTGTCGGCGTTTGGTATCGCCCTGACAGTCGGTGAGTTCGAACCCCGGTTCGTCCGTACGGTCACGCTGTGGTGTCTCGCGGGGACGGCCTCGATGTTCGTCCTCGTCGCTTTGACCCTCGTGGGCAACGACGGGATGGCTGAGATGGCATCCGTCCAGTCACGGACGTACCTCTCGAACTTCCTCATCGGCGGGGGCGTCGGCGGCGCGCTCACCGGCGTCTACGCCGGGCGAGCCAACAGACAGCAGCGGGACCTCCAGCAACAGGCCGCCCGCCTCGACATGGTCAACCGTATCCTCCGTGATCGGGTGCTGAACGCGCTGACGGTCATCAGGGGCCGCTCGGAGGTCGCGAAGAACCGCGAGGACGTGCCCCCCGAGCAGACCTTCGGCGTCATCAGCGAGCGCTCGGACGCCGTCCGGACCACCGTCGAGAACGTGAAACATATCACCTGGCACGGCCGGGCCGAGTCGCCGCTGGAACCGGTCGCAGTGGCACCCGCCGTCGAACGCGCCCTCGAACGTGTGCGCTCGGACTACCCCGACGCCGCCTACGACCGGTCGCTCGACGTCGCGTCGGACGTGACGGTGGCCGCGAACACGCTCTTGACGGACCTCGTCGCCCACCTGATCGAGAACGGCGTCGTCTACAGCGACGCAGCGACCCCGCGCGTCTCGGTATCGCTGTCGGCCACAGCGGAGACGGTCACCCTCACGGTCGCCGACAACGGCCCGGGACTCCCCGAGCGTCAGCGGGACCTCCTCGACCGTGGCGTGATCGGGCAGTACGACGACCGTTCGACCGGCTTCGGTCTCGACCTCGTCCGGCTACTCGCCGATAGCTACGGCGGGACGACCGATGCGACCGTCTCCGAGGACGAGACGACGATCGAACTCCGACTCCCGCGGGTGAGCGAGGCCGACGACCACCCCGATCTCGTCGAGGAGACCGTCTACGGGATCCCGCCCCGACGGCTCGCCATCGCCGTCGGCGCATCGCTGTTGGCAGGTGTCGTGATGGGAGTCCCCCTCCAGTTGCTGGCGGGATCGGTCCCGGTGATCGGTGCGCTGTACGGCGTCACCGACATCTGGGTCGGCTGGATCACCCACGAGTTCCACAGCATCGTCTTCGGACTCGTCTACGGCGCACTGGTCACCGCCCTCCCCGTCGAAGACGACCCGCTCCGGTACGTCGGTGTCGCCGTCGCCTGGGCACTGGTCCTGTGGTTGTTCGCCGCTGGCCTGGTGATGCCGCTGTGGCTCGGATTGCTAGGGTTCACGGCGTCACTGCCGTCCCTTTCGATGATGTCCCTGTTCGGGCATCTCGTCTGGGGGGTCTCGCTGGGAGGCGCATACTGGCTCGGGACTCGCTGA
- a CDS encoding alpha/beta fold hydrolase has protein sequence MTADAVVSVDSNRIHYLEAGAETDPTVVLLHGGIIDAAGVTWSPVIERLATDYHVLAPDLLGYGASDVAPGSCSIERHATVVGDFLAELGLDGVTLVGHSMGGGIAIQLALDRPALVGTLVPIDAYGLGSTLPNGGLSYLLARVQTFNRLSIALFRRSRRFTRASLGGIVHDLDSLPADAVDAVYEEVQRPTAGVAFRRFREAEVSREGYRTVFVDRFGEVSVPTRFAHGAHDELFPVEWAQRAADRVPDGSLRVFDDCAHWAPRENPDAVADHIRSAVAGV, from the coding sequence ATGACCGCAGACGCGGTTGTCAGCGTCGATTCGAACCGGATCCACTATCTCGAAGCCGGCGCCGAGACCGACCCGACGGTCGTCCTGCTCCACGGCGGGATCATCGACGCCGCGGGGGTCACCTGGTCACCGGTCATCGAGCGTCTCGCGACCGACTACCACGTCCTCGCCCCTGATCTGTTGGGGTACGGCGCGAGCGACGTGGCGCCCGGGTCGTGCTCGATCGAACGACACGCGACAGTCGTCGGTGACTTTCTCGCCGAACTCGGCCTGGATGGCGTCACGCTGGTCGGGCACTCGATGGGCGGGGGTATCGCGATCCAACTCGCGCTGGACCGGCCGGCCCTCGTCGGGACACTCGTCCCGATCGACGCCTACGGCCTCGGGAGCACGCTCCCGAACGGCGGGCTCTCCTATCTCCTCGCCCGGGTCCAGACGTTCAACCGGCTCTCGATCGCGCTGTTCCGGCGGAGTCGGCGGTTCACCAGGGCCAGCCTGGGCGGAATCGTCCACGATCTCGACTCACTCCCGGCGGACGCGGTCGATGCGGTCTACGAGGAGGTCCAGCGGCCGACCGCCGGGGTCGCGTTCCGGCGCTTCCGCGAGGCCGAAGTCTCCCGTGAGGGCTACCGGACGGTCTTCGTCGATCGGTTCGGGGAGGTCTCGGTTCCGACGCGGTTCGCCCACGGTGCCCACGACGAGTTGTTCCCCGTGGAGTGGGCACAGCGGGCGGCCGACCGGGTTCCGGACGGCTCGCTCCGGGTGTTCGACGACTGTGCCCACTGGGCACCCCGGGAGAACCCCGACGCGGTCGCCGACCACATCAGATCGGCGGTAGCAGGCGTGTAG
- a CDS encoding DUF2309 domain-containing protein — MSTDPAIRESIERAAKPIGRVWPLHSFVTANPLAGFEDDPFPDAVRKGADRFGGDGYPSPEMFEAAWENGQIDTAVLTDTLAEHGCQADPEATLERMSAAESETPATDAETPTDRVDAVVTKWLAAFVDEGQATWSMPNREEGFYAAFRAAAQYDDQLPDPSAVAELPEDPIDALHRLLGEVPPGEWEELFESHLTALPGWTGYIKQRAADGGEWQSTYPITLAGYLAARLAVTDAFGAPLTPPAESDDGDDGDDAVAIAEAWLSAWEATYRAELVDAVAAESAMRETDDGRPDAQFVFCIDTRSEVIRRHIEATGEYETHGYAGFFGVPMRYEGYDDDVAVDACPPIVDAQHRIADRPSTDEDAKRRAHDRHHHSVGTGKKVLKALKSNAATAFSFVESVGAGYGAALAARTLLPGRVSDALTAADDAPAEREFCEPTVDYNPDAVGELREGLTHEEQVEYAETAFDLMGWEQFARVVVFAGHASETANNPYDASLDCGACAGNPGGPSARVLAAICNDAAVKADLRERGFDVPEDTVFVAAEHNTTTDDVTLYDEHVPESHAADLDQLEADLDTAQSRATAERTGADGDSVRETERRAADWAETRPEWGLAGNAGFVIGPRELTEGLDLDGRSFLHSYDWATDAEGDALEAIMTGPMVVTQWINTQYYFSTVDPAVYGSGSKVTQNPVGNVGVYQGNGGDLLTGLPLQSVHAADDEPYHQPLRLSTVIHAPVDRVTDILTEADQLAQLLDNGWLSLTVVDPEQDHRAFHYDGDLEWAPVDEQPPVTATPETPAVADD, encoded by the coding sequence ATGAGTACTGACCCAGCGATCCGCGAGAGTATCGAGCGCGCAGCAAAGCCGATCGGCCGCGTGTGGCCGCTGCACTCCTTCGTGACCGCGAACCCGCTCGCGGGCTTCGAGGACGACCCGTTCCCGGACGCCGTCCGGAAAGGAGCAGACCGCTTCGGCGGCGACGGCTATCCCAGCCCCGAGATGTTCGAGGCGGCCTGGGAGAACGGGCAGATCGACACGGCGGTCCTGACCGACACCCTGGCCGAACACGGCTGTCAAGCCGATCCCGAAGCCACCCTGGAGCGCATGAGCGCCGCCGAGTCCGAGACCCCGGCGACCGACGCTGAGACCCCGACTGACCGCGTCGACGCCGTGGTGACGAAGTGGCTCGCGGCGTTCGTCGACGAGGGGCAGGCGACGTGGTCGATGCCCAACCGCGAGGAGGGGTTCTACGCCGCCTTCCGCGCGGCCGCACAGTACGACGACCAGCTCCCCGACCCCAGTGCCGTGGCGGAACTCCCCGAAGACCCCATCGACGCGCTCCACCGCCTGCTCGGCGAGGTCCCGCCCGGCGAGTGGGAGGAGCTGTTCGAGTCCCACCTGACCGCGCTGCCGGGCTGGACCGGCTACATCAAACAGCGGGCCGCCGACGGCGGCGAGTGGCAGTCGACGTACCCGATCACGCTCGCGGGGTATCTCGCCGCCCGCCTGGCGGTTACCGACGCGTTCGGGGCACCGCTGACGCCACCGGCCGAGAGCGACGACGGCGACGACGGCGACGACGCCGTCGCGATCGCGGAGGCGTGGTTGAGCGCCTGGGAAGCGACGTACCGGGCGGAACTGGTCGACGCTGTCGCCGCGGAGAGTGCCATGCGCGAGACCGACGACGGCCGGCCCGACGCCCAGTTCGTCTTCTGTATCGACACCCGTTCGGAGGTCATCCGCCGCCACATCGAGGCGACGGGGGAGTACGAGACCCACGGCTACGCCGGCTTCTTCGGCGTCCCGATGCGCTACGAGGGGTACGACGACGACGTGGCCGTCGACGCGTGTCCGCCCATCGTCGACGCCCAGCACCGGATCGCCGACCGTCCGAGCACCGACGAGGACGCCAAACGGCGTGCACACGATCGCCACCACCACTCCGTCGGTACCGGGAAGAAGGTGCTCAAGGCGCTGAAATCGAACGCGGCGACCGCGTTCAGTTTCGTCGAGAGCGTCGGCGCGGGCTACGGGGCCGCGCTGGCGGCGCGGACCCTCCTGCCCGGTCGCGTCTCGGACGCGCTCACGGCCGCTGACGACGCACCCGCCGAGCGGGAGTTCTGTGAGCCGACGGTCGACTACAACCCGGACGCCGTCGGCGAACTCCGGGAGGGGCTCACCCACGAGGAGCAGGTCGAGTACGCCGAGACGGCCTTCGACCTGATGGGCTGGGAGCAGTTCGCCCGGGTGGTCGTCTTCGCCGGCCACGCCAGCGAGACGGCGAACAACCCCTACGACGCGAGCCTCGACTGTGGCGCCTGTGCCGGTAACCCCGGCGGTCCGAGCGCCCGCGTGCTCGCGGCGATCTGTAACGACGCGGCGGTCAAAGCCGACCTCCGCGAGCGCGGGTTCGACGTCCCCGAGGACACCGTCTTCGTCGCCGCCGAGCACAACACGACGACCGACGACGTGACCCTGTACGACGAGCACGTCCCCGAGAGTCACGCGGCCGACCTCGACCAACTCGAAGCGGACCTCGACACCGCACAGTCGCGTGCGACCGCCGAACGGACCGGCGCCGACGGCGACAGCGTCCGCGAGACCGAGCGCCGCGCGGCCGACTGGGCCGAGACCCGCCCCGAGTGGGGACTGGCCGGCAACGCCGGCTTCGTGATCGGCCCGCGGGAGCTCACCGAGGGCCTGGACCTGGACGGCCGCTCGTTCCTCCACTCCTACGACTGGGCGACCGACGCCGAGGGCGACGCCCTCGAAGCGATCATGACCGGGCCGATGGTCGTCACCCAGTGGATCAACACCCAGTACTACTTCTCGACGGTCGACCCCGCCGTCTACGGGAGCGGCTCGAAGGTCACGCAGAACCCGGTCGGGAACGTCGGCGTCTACCAGGGCAACGGCGGCGACCTGCTGACCGGCCTCCCGTTGCAGTCGGTCCACGCGGCCGACGACGAGCCGTACCACCAGCCGCTGCGGCTCTCGACGGTGATCCACGCGCCAGTCGACCGGGTGACCGACATCCTGACCGAGGCCGACCAACTCGCGCAGTTGCTCGACAACGGCTGGCTCTCGCTGACCGTCGTCGACCCCGAGCAGGACCACCGCGCGTTCCACTACGACGGCGACCTGGAGTGGGCGCCAGTCGACGAGCAGCCGCCGGTGACCGCGACGCCGGAGACGCCAGCGGTCGCCGACGACTGA
- a CDS encoding proton-conducting transporter membrane subunit encodes MTEHDRSTTIAPLPEPTESTQTISRALTRAVWVLWVASLCVLAARLFTGASWEFGGVVAVDGLTVLLWVVVTFFSGIVHSYSRRYMAGSRDLDRFFTRVFGFTIAVLVLVAADHVALFGAAWLAMGLTMAALIGYANGWPQAEAAATLARRYFLASSGLLAIALAVLAWTTGATTVSGIVAAVDTIPTGPWLVAVLGLVGAAMIQSALVPFHSWLLSSMTAPTPASALMHAGFVNAGGVLLVRFAPVVALDSTVMLAIVVVGAASALLGKLLKTVQTDVKRQLGCSTVGQMGFMILQAGLGFFGAAITHLLLHGFYKAYQFLSAGDQVEQTAPTTASHPTDSGVLGVAVTVVTALAGGAVFALLTGKGTSLDSGLLLAGLVALTTLHATRTAVGQRGLPATVRYVVAPLIFLAAIAGYAAVYTAVTALLAPLPLGSPPTELTPVHGVVAAAFAAAYLAVETGVYERSERLYVALLNAAQPPSGTLLTATEDYNEY; translated from the coding sequence ATGACAGAACACGACCGCTCGACGACGATCGCACCGCTCCCGGAACCGACGGAATCGACCCAGACCATATCCCGGGCACTCACACGAGCGGTGTGGGTCCTGTGGGTAGCGAGTCTGTGCGTGTTGGCCGCCCGGCTCTTTACCGGCGCCTCCTGGGAGTTCGGCGGCGTCGTCGCCGTCGACGGACTGACGGTGCTGCTGTGGGTCGTCGTGACCTTCTTCAGCGGTATCGTCCACAGCTACTCCCGCCGCTACATGGCCGGTAGTCGGGACCTCGACCGGTTTTTCACGCGCGTGTTCGGGTTCACGATCGCAGTGCTGGTCCTGGTAGCCGCCGACCACGTCGCCCTGTTCGGGGCAGCCTGGCTGGCGATGGGACTGACGATGGCGGCGCTCATCGGCTACGCGAACGGGTGGCCCCAGGCAGAGGCCGCCGCGACGCTGGCCCGCCGGTACTTCCTGGCCAGTAGCGGCCTCCTAGCGATCGCACTGGCAGTATTGGCCTGGACGACGGGCGCGACTACCGTCTCGGGTATCGTCGCGGCCGTCGACACGATCCCGACCGGCCCCTGGCTCGTCGCGGTGCTGGGGCTCGTGGGTGCGGCGATGATCCAGTCGGCGCTGGTGCCGTTCCACTCCTGGCTCCTCTCGTCGATGACCGCGCCGACGCCCGCGTCGGCGCTGATGCACGCCGGGTTCGTCAACGCCGGCGGCGTCCTGCTGGTCCGGTTCGCCCCCGTCGTCGCCCTCGACTCCACGGTCATGCTCGCTATCGTGGTCGTGGGGGCGGCCAGCGCACTGCTCGGAAAGCTCCTGAAGACCGTCCAGACCGACGTCAAGCGGCAACTCGGCTGCTCGACGGTCGGGCAGATGGGTTTCATGATCCTCCAGGCCGGCCTCGGCTTCTTCGGGGCCGCGATCACCCACCTGCTCCTGCACGGCTTCTACAAGGCCTACCAGTTCCTCTCGGCGGGCGACCAGGTCGAACAGACCGCGCCGACGACAGCGAGCCACCCGACCGACTCCGGCGTCCTCGGCGTCGCGGTGACCGTCGTGACCGCCCTGGCCGGCGGCGCGGTGTTCGCGCTGCTGACCGGGAAGGGAACGAGCCTCGATAGCGGGCTGTTGCTGGCCGGCCTGGTCGCGCTGACGACCCTGCACGCGACGCGGACGGCCGTCGGACAGCGCGGGCTCCCGGCGACCGTCCGCTACGTGGTCGCCCCGCTGATCTTCCTGGCCGCTATCGCGGGCTACGCCGCGGTGTACACTGCCGTCACGGCGCTTCTAGCACCACTCCCGCTGGGGTCGCCCCCAACCGAGTTGACGCCCGTCCACGGTGTCGTCGCTGCTGCCTTCGCCGCCGCGTACCTCGCCGTCGAGACGGGCGTCTACGAGCGCAGCGAGCGCCTCTACGTGGCGCTGCTGAACGCCGCACAGCCCCCGTCCGGAACCCTGCTGACTGCAACGGAGGACTACAATGAGTACTGA
- a CDS encoding Lrp/AsnC family transcriptional regulator, which translates to MTDEAIDDVDRAILHALQEDARNMSSGDIAERTGTSDSTVRKRIQRLESDGMIKGYSADIDYQRSGYPLRMLLFCTAAIPDRGDLIPDILDIDGVVSVQELVTGEQNLLVTVVGESDSDITPVAQELLDMGVTVADEVLVRSHETEPFGEFVPE; encoded by the coding sequence ATGACAGACGAAGCCATCGACGACGTGGACCGGGCGATCCTCCACGCGCTCCAGGAAGACGCACGCAACATGTCTTCGGGGGACATCGCCGAGCGGACCGGGACGTCGGACAGTACCGTCCGGAAACGGATTCAGCGGCTGGAATCCGACGGGATGATCAAAGGCTACAGCGCCGACATCGACTACCAGCGGTCGGGCTACCCTCTGCGGATGTTGCTGTTCTGTACCGCCGCGATTCCCGACCGAGGCGACCTCATCCCGGACATTCTGGATATCGACGGCGTCGTCTCCGTGCAGGAACTGGTCACCGGCGAACAGAACCTGCTCGTCACCGTCGTCGGCGAGTCCGACAGCGACATCACCCCGGTGGCACAGGAACTGCTGGACATGGGCGTGACCGTCGCCGACGAAGTGCTCGTTCGGAGCCACGAGACCGAACCGTTCGGCGAGTTCGTCCCCGAGTGA
- a CDS encoding glycosyltransferase family 2 protein, translated as MAETQTHQSEGISTTKSLAAATGGTRLVTLTVRSERDDTMFVRLADRIQAQHSLVDPSRGSNRSDGTRYDDGRLVVERVLRPGEEVTIGYLLAGEAAELPELVTERVTEVTSNTDRTGVTVVLWERADGSTVPLRLSRPEEASTGIERDLPLVHLDEGVTESHSLPAIGIVLSERNEDAVYRTVMRAKRRGHPVMVTYPVTLAGSETVETLDSLGVTIVEPSSDERTVVALHRALSTAARERGFPGLVLQTRDCPRIDYERTLDALERSDFETIAIPESWQKSSQGPAVVVGIPAYNAANSIGRVVEQVTAFADEVVVVDDGSRDDTAGAARAAGATVVVHERNRGYGGALKTVFREADARNAAHLVVIDADGQHNPADIPMLVATQDDKSADIVIGSRYAAGSQTAIPFTRSIGLAVINNLTNASLGNLRPSGWIRDTQSGYRAYNHRAIRSLAGDDAIGENMGASTDILYHAHRNRLSVTEVGTTIYYDVENSSSQDSLSHGIDLVRNIVWTIEYGRPLLIVGLPGVVSTVTGVLVTVLLMTQYVQGGQLAFIPLVTSVLFALGGVLLCFAAILMHVLNNHPTFRRFSS; from the coding sequence ATGGCCGAGACACAGACACATCAATCGGAGGGGATATCGACGACGAAGTCACTCGCCGCAGCCACTGGTGGCACCCGGCTAGTGACGCTGACGGTCCGGTCCGAGCGGGACGACACGATGTTCGTCAGACTCGCCGACCGAATTCAGGCCCAGCACTCTCTCGTCGACCCGTCCCGTGGCTCGAACCGGTCCGACGGGACGAGGTACGACGACGGTCGGCTCGTCGTCGAGCGGGTACTCCGTCCGGGCGAGGAAGTGACGATCGGCTATCTACTCGCGGGGGAGGCCGCGGAACTACCCGAACTGGTCACCGAACGGGTCACGGAGGTGACTTCGAATACCGACCGGACCGGGGTGACGGTCGTCCTGTGGGAGCGCGCCGACGGGTCGACGGTCCCGCTTCGACTCTCCCGTCCCGAGGAGGCATCGACGGGCATCGAACGCGACCTCCCGCTCGTTCACTTAGACGAGGGCGTCACCGAGAGCCACTCGCTCCCGGCGATCGGGATCGTCCTCTCGGAGCGAAACGAGGACGCCGTCTACCGGACGGTCATGCGGGCGAAACGGCGCGGCCACCCGGTCATGGTGACCTACCCGGTCACACTTGCCGGTTCGGAGACGGTCGAGACGCTCGACTCCCTCGGTGTGACCATCGTCGAGCCGTCGTCCGACGAGCGCACCGTCGTGGCGCTTCACAGAGCGCTCTCGACAGCCGCCAGGGAGCGCGGATTCCCGGGACTCGTCCTCCAGACGCGGGACTGTCCGCGCATCGACTACGAGCGGACGCTCGACGCGCTGGAACGGAGCGATTTCGAGACCATCGCGATCCCGGAATCCTGGCAGAAGTCCTCTCAGGGGCCGGCCGTCGTCGTCGGGATTCCGGCCTACAACGCCGCCAACAGCATCGGTCGAGTCGTCGAACAGGTCACGGCGTTCGCCGACGAAGTCGTCGTCGTCGACGACGGGAGTCGCGACGACACGGCTGGTGCCGCCAGAGCCGCGGGAGCGACGGTCGTCGTCCACGAACGAAACCGTGGGTACGGCGGCGCGCTCAAGACGGTCTTCCGGGAGGCCGACGCTCGCAACGCCGCCCATCTGGTCGTCATCGACGCCGACGGACAGCACAACCCCGCCGACATCCCGATGCTCGTCGCCACGCAGGACGACAAGTCGGCCGATATCGTGATCGGGAGTCGCTATGCCGCTGGCTCGCAGACAGCCATCCCGTTCACCCGCTCGATCGGGCTGGCCGTCATCAACAACCTGACGAACGCCAGCCTCGGGAACCTCCGCCCCAGCGGCTGGATTCGGGACACACAGAGCGGCTACCGAGCGTACAACCACCGGGCGATCCGCTCGCTGGCCGGCGACGACGCCATCGGCGAGAACATGGGGGCAAGCACCGACATCCTCTATCACGCTCACCGGAACCGCCTCAGCGTCACGGAGGTCGGGACGACGATCTACTACGACGTCGAGAACAGCAGCTCACAGGACTCACTCAGCCACGGGATCGATCTGGTACGTAACATCGTCTGGACGATCGAGTACGGCCGGCCGCTGTTGATCGTCGGGCTCCCGGGCGTCGTGAGTACGGTCACGGGCGTCCTCGTCACGGTTCTGCTGATGACACAGTACGTCCAGGGCGGGCAGTTGGCTTTCATCCCGCTGGTGACGAGCGTCCTGTTCGCACTCGGGGGAGTGTTGCTCTGTTTCGCCGCGATCCTGATGCACGTTCTCAACAACCATCCGACGTTCAGACGGTTCTCGTCGTAG